The Chryseobacterium oranimense genome contains the following window.
AAGTGAAATTTTCCTGAACCATGGAAGAAGATCCAATAATCCTATGGATACAGCAAATATTGCCATAAACAGGATCTGAGATCTTATTTCACGGATGAAATACCAGATGGATATTTTCTTATTTAGCAGCATAACTGAAATGGTGTATTAGAATGTTCTTATTCTATTTGTGAAAATGTCCCGTAAACACCTCTAATTTAGGCATAAAAATCGGCACCTTTTCCGGTCTGTTCTTATAAATTGCTTATCATTTCCCGTTTTTAGTGCTCATGCTCTCCGGAATTGGAAAGTTTTGCATTAACAAAAAATGCCCCTTTCACTACTATTTTAGCATCGGCAGGAACTTCTTTTACAGGGGTAATTGCCGTATATCCCATATCTGAAGTTCCTTTTACCACTTCTACTTTTTCAAAATTGATGGTCTTTTGTTCATGTTTTGGCACCTCTTCATTTTTCTTGTCCGCTGCAGAGCCTTCCGCTTCTTCATGCACTTCAGCCTTTTTGTCGGTCTGAACAAACACATAATATTTCCCGTCTGCTTCTACGATGGCTTCATTGGGAACGGCAGGTGTGGTATTTTTATCCAAACTGACAATTCCGGTGATATTCATTCCGTCGATTAAGCCTGCTTTATTCCCGGTGACCGTCCCATGTACTGAAACGGTTTTGCTTTCGTTTTCAAATGAGGAGCCTACACTGTAAACCATGGCATCATATTCGGTTTCAGGGTTATTGGTCAGTTTAAAATGAACGATCTGCCCTACTCTCATTTTGGGAAGATCTTTTTCAAAAACCTGAAGATCCAGATGAATAGAATTGTTATCAATAATTTCTGCCACGGGTGATGAAACATCTACATAGCTTCCGATCTGCGCTGAAATACTACTGACCGTTCCACTAATCGGTGCTGTAATCACCAAACCGGATCTCATATTGCCATTACTCACCTTCCCCGGACTGATTCCCATCATCTGAAGCTGTCTTAAAAGGGAGGCTTTTTTCGTTCTGAGGGTTTTAAGTTCGGCATCCGAACTCTGCAGGTTTTTCTTTGCTCCGGCATCGTTGTCAAAAAGTTCACGCTGTCTTCTGTACTCCTGCTCTGCATAGGTAATTCTGCTGTTCGTTGTCAAATATTCTTCCTGTAACCGGATAAATTCAGGGTTCGCGATAGTTGCAATCACCTGTCCTTTTTTTACGATGCTACCTACCTGTACATTCAGGGTTTTAATCACTCCGCCATACAGGGAAGTGATGGTTGCCTTATTATTATTGGGAACCCTCAGAAGGCCGTTTGCTTTAATTGTGGAGGTAAGTTCTTTCATCTCTATGGGTCCCAGGGATATCCCGACTGATTTGATTTGGTCCTCCGTTAATGAAGCAATGGTCTGCGGGGCTTCTTCATGTCCGGCTTCTGCTTTTTCAGTTTTTACTTCCGGTTTTTCTGCAGGCGTTTCTTTTTTTCCACAGCTTACGAGTAAAAGTGCCGTGACGGTCAAATATATGATATTGTGCTTTATTTTCATGTTATTTATTGATGATTGAATTAATGGTAACAACAGATTGATTGACCTGCTGAATGGATTCGAGGTACTTTAACTGAATATTGGTAGCGGTCTGCAAGGCAAAAAGATATTCTACATAGGAAATCTCCCCCGTTTTATAGCCTAATTGGGCTGCTTTTACGATTTTTTCAGCATTAGGAATTGCCTGGTTTATGTAATATTCATACTGCTGCGTATCCTGGCGGTATTGTTCAAAAGCATTTTCAAGCTGGGCTGAAAGCTGGTTCTGCTTCATCTTCGCATTGGCTTCGGCGGCCAGCTTTTCGTATTCCAGGGACTGCATTCTTGCTTTTGTCGCTCCAAATGTCAAAGGAATAGCAACGCCTACAGAAAACGAATTAAAACGGTCTCCGGCATTATAGAATTTCTCTTGTCCGTTTTTGGTATGCAAACCTATCAGTGACTGGCTCGTCAGACCAAGGCTGAATTCAGGAAGTCCCTGTGATTTCTCCACATTTTTATTCTTTTCGGCAATTTCCATTTCATGATAAAAAGCTTTGACCGCAGGATTGTTGGCTACCGATGAACTGTCCAGAATATTTTCGGTCTTCAAAGGTTCGTAATCTCTTTTAAACGGAACTTCGAAATTCTCGGATGTATTGAGTAACGTCTTTAAATTTTTATAGGCATTATTTAGATACACTTCATTCTGTTTCAGCAGCAGGCTGATTTCTCCTTTTTGGGTTTCTGCTGTATTAATTTCAATCTTTTTAATATCTCCCGCTTTAAATCTTACGGTGGCAATCCTGATAAAATCCTGGTAAAGACTGTCAAGATCTTTGAGTTTGGATTTATTGTACTGAAGGTATTCGATCTGGTAATAATAGGACCGAACCTGCTTTGTAAGCTCATTGACAGAAATTTCCTTATCGATCTGCCGGCTTTTGATATTTTCAGTAATCAATTCTCTCCTTGCCCTGAACAGTGTAGGAAAAGGAATGCTTTGCGAAATGGCAAACGACTGGTCAAATTTCGGACTGTTATATTGTCCCAGCTGCGCTTCAAAATTTAATTTGGGAAGTTCTTTTGCTGTGCCTTTCAGGGCTTCCGCAGATTTTATATTGAGATCTTTTGATCTTAATAACAAATTATTTTCTGCAGCCATTTCTACTGCCTGATCCACGGAAATCTGTCTGGTTTGCGCCTTAAAGGTCTGCCCGAGCATCAGAAATCCAAGAACAATAACTGTAGTGATGGGTTTAATTTTATTCATCTTTCGCGGAATCTTTGTATTAAAAATGATATACAGCATCGGCAGGACAAATAAGGTAAGAAATGTAGCGGTT
Protein-coding sequences here:
- a CDS encoding efflux RND transporter periplasmic adaptor subunit: MKIKHNIIYLTVTALLLVSCGKKETPAEKPEVKTEKAEAGHEEAPQTIASLTEDQIKSVGISLGPIEMKELTSTIKANGLLRVPNNNKATITSLYGGVIKTLNVQVGSIVKKGQVIATIANPEFIRLQEEYLTTNSRITYAEQEYRRQRELFDNDAGAKKNLQSSDAELKTLRTKKASLLRQLQMMGISPGKVSNGNMRSGLVITAPISGTVSSISAQIGSYVDVSSPVAEIIDNNSIHLDLQVFEKDLPKMRVGQIVHFKLTNNPETEYDAMVYSVGSSFENESKTVSVHGTVTGNKAGLIDGMNITGIVSLDKNTTPAVPNEAIVEADGKYYVFVQTDKKAEVHEEAEGSAADKKNEEVPKHEQKTINFEKVEVVKGTSDMGYTAITPVKEVPADAKIVVKGAFFVNAKLSNSGEHEH